The following proteins come from a genomic window of Hypanus sabinus isolate sHypSab1 unplaced genomic scaffold, sHypSab1.hap1 scaffold_192, whole genome shotgun sequence:
- the LOC132387489 gene encoding zinc finger protein 850-like: MAHQQVHTGEKPFTCSVCGKGFTQTSNLRRHQRVHTGEKPFTCSECGKGFSELSNLLVHQRVHTGEKPFTCSECGKGFSELSSLLRHHRVHTGEKPFTCSECGKGFTDSSTLQSHQRLHTGEKPYTCSECGKSFTQLSQVQSHLRVHTGERPFTCSDCGSRFTHLSSLQRHQRVHTGEKPFICSECGKGFIQLSHLQSHQRVHTGEKPFTCSDCGKRFTDPSNLQSHHRVHTGEKPFTCSECGKRFTQSSQLQSHKRVHTGEKPFTCSVCGKRFTHSSTLQRHQRAHTGEKPFICSVCGKRFTESSHLLSHQRVHTGEKPFTCSVCGKRFTDPSSLQSHQRLHTGEKPYTCSECGKSFTQLSQVQSHLRVHTGERPFTCSDCGSRFTHLSSLQRHQRVHTGEKPFICSECGKGFIQLSHLQSHQRVHTGEKPFTCSECGKRFTQSSQLQSHKRVHTGEKPFTCSVCGKRFTHSSTLQRHQRAHTGEKPFICSVCGKRFTESSHLLSHQRVHTGEKPFTCSVCGKRFTDPSSLQSHQRVHTGEKPFTCSECGKGFTQSSQLQSHQRVHTGERPFTCSECGKGFTQSSDLQGHQRVHTGEKPFSCSECGKGFTQSSTLLRHERVHTGEKPFNCAECGKRFTLSSHLLEHQRVHTGEMPFPCSECGKRFTQSSHLQSHQRVHTGERPFTCSDCGSRFTHLSSLQRHQRVHTGEKPFICFVCGKRFTESSRLLEHQRVHTGERPFTCSECGKRFTRSSTLQRHQRVHTGEKPFTC; encoded by the coding sequence atggctcaccagcaagttcacactggggagaagccattcacctgttcagtctgtgggaagggattcactcagacatccaacctacggagacatcagcgagttcatactggggagaagccattcacctgctcagaatgtgggaaaggattcagtgagttatccaacctactggtacatcagcgagttcacactggagagaagccattcacctgctcagaatgtgggaaaggattcagtgagttatccagcctactgagacatcatcgagttcacactggggaaaagccattcacctgctcagaatgtgggaaaggatttactgattcatccaccctccagagtcatcagcgacttcacactggggagaagccgtacacctgttcagaatgtgggaagagtttTACTCAGTTATCCCAAGTACAGAGtcatctgcgagttcacactggggagaggccattcacctgctcagactgtgggagcagattcactcatttatccagcctacagagacatcagcgagttcacactggggagaagccgttcatctgctcagaatgtggaaagggattcattcagttatcccacctacagagtcatcagcgagttcacactggggagaagccattcacctgctcagactgtgggaagagattcactgatccatccaacctacagagtcatcatcgagttcacactggggagaagccgttcacctgttcagaatgtgggaagagatttactcagtcatcccaactacagagtcataagcgagttcacactggggagaagccgttcacctgctcagtctgtgggaagagattcactcattcatccaccctacagcgacaccagcgagctcacactggggagaagccgttcatctgttcagtctgtgggaagagattcacagagTCATCCCACCTATTGagccatcagcgagttcacactggggagaagccgttcacctgctcagtctgtgggaagagattcactgatccatccagcctacagagtcatcagcgacttcacactggggagaagccgtacacctgttcagaatgtgggaagagtttTACTCAGTTATCCCAAGTACAGAGtcatctgcgagttcacactggggagaggccattcacctgctcagactgtgggagcagattcactcatttatccagcctacagagacatcagcgagttcacactggggagaagccgttcatctgctcagaatgtggaaagggattcattcagttatcccacctacagagtcatcagcgagttcacactggggagaagccgttcacctgttcagaatgtgggaagagatttactcagtcatcccaactacagagtcataagcgagttcacactggggagaagccgttcacctgctcagtctgtgggaagagattcactcattcatccaccctacagcgacaccagcgagctcacactggggagaagccgttcatctgttcagtctgtgggaagagattcacagagTCATCCCACCTATTGagccatcagcgagttcacactggggagaagccgttcacctgctcagtctgtgggaagagattcactgatccatccagcctacagagtcatcagcgagttcacactggggagaagccgttcacctgttcagaatgtgggaagggatttacccagtcatcccaactacagagtcatcagcgagttcacactggggagaggccgttcacctgttcagaatgtgggaagggatttacccaGTCATCCGACCTACAgggtcatcagcgagttcacactggggagaagccgttctcctgctcagaatgtgggaagggattcactcaatcttcCACCCTACTGAGACATGAgcgtgttcacactggtgagaagccgtTCAATTGCGCAGAATGTGGGAAACGGTTCACTCTGTCATCCCACCTTCtggaacaccagcgagttcacactggggagatgccgttcccctgctcagaatgtgggaagagattcactcagtcatcccacctacagagtcatcagcgagttcacactggagagaggccattcacctgctcagactgtgggagcagattcactcatttatccagcctacagagacatcagcgagttcacactggggagaagccgttcatctgcttcgtctgtgggaagagattcactgagtcatccagattactggaacatcagcgagttcacactggagagaggccattcacctgctcagaatgtgggaagagattcactcgctcttccacactacagagacatcagcgagttcacactggagagaagccatttacctgctga